A region of Liolophura sinensis isolate JHLJ2023 chromosome 8, CUHK_Ljap_v2, whole genome shotgun sequence DNA encodes the following proteins:
- the LOC135474111 gene encoding mitogen-activated protein kinase 4-like, translating into METKPDLQVQVSNTETMENSAVIKNVYGFSVDPRFTDLVPIGQGGNGMVFSAVDSDCEKNVAIKKISFCDQPSCRYALRELRVVRQLQHENVVAVYEILGPNGYSLDGKHTVTTESSSFNSIYIVQEHMDVSLSQLIQSCQLSREHVKFFLYQLLRGLKYIHSANLIHRDIKPPNILLSLDDLMLKIGDFGLARVVDPAYSHRGYLTDRVGTCWYRAPELILTPRDYSQAIDMWGVGCILAEMLTGQPLFPGAQEMEQMGHILDTVPLTDNEWNRVTQILPSSIMKKYTRFPKRTLRTQFPGLETQATEMLESMLKFSPCSRTSAEMALGHPYLEQYACLEDEPVVCRPFRIEHEVDDLSVETLRHLILSEGKMPALGCGSQNPPMAASLKHPDHEPITVPGNTSETFPRASSSPPGSAASRATETGAIINPVDGVSDRLMPPASFNNDVVKAKNSQPESKVSKESLFIDVSDFENAKEFCQPSPKERADRINCQHKIDQQLPDKNSLAMSVKLKDRVNAQRRGKPHFTDLSDYEIPPPNTRLADPALDPSNFINDRNTFRGLEGAKFDECQKGGDRNILKSPDDFCVGYKEKSHSKESLFKKQMARQKKGKQKSVTNRDFDSLYRLPTEHLCRHRRRTDDRLLPKRPHQEINIENHVKLREELNERLRFAEMERDHFRGAVGGTCTLDDISPPIGQISLEVENIEYSDLHFRESKHSGRTFTRKSIMNKGRRDSSSSSDDQRYEG; encoded by the exons ATGGAGACCAAACCTGACCTGCAGGTCCAAGTGTCCAACACAGAAACCATGGAAAATTCtgctgtaatcaagaatgtCTACGGTTTTAGTGTGGACCCAAGGTTCACAGATCTAGTGCCAATCGGTCAAGGAGGGAATGGCATGGTATTCTCTGCAGTAGACAGCGACTGTGAGAAAAACGTGGCCATCAAGAAGATTTCCTTCTGTGACCAGCCGAGTTGTCGATATGCTCTAAGAGAGTTGAGGGTTGTCCGTCAGCTACAGCACGAGAATGTGGTAGCTGTTTATGAAATCCTTGGTCCAAATGGTTACTCGCTCGATGGCAAGCACACGGTGACAACCGAATCAAGTTCCTTCAACTCGATCTATATCGTTCAAGAGCATATGGATGTGTCACTATCTCAGCTGATCCAGTCTTGTCAGCTGAGTCGCGAACACGTCAAGTTCTTCCTGTATCAGCTGTTACGTGGCTTGAAGTACATCCACTCAGCCAACCTGATTCACCGTGATATTAAACCACCTAACATCCTCCTCAGTCTGGATGACCTGATGTTGAAGATTGGAGATTTTGGACTGGCTAGAGTGGTGGATCCTGCTTACTCTCACAGG GGTTACCTGACAGACCGTGTGGGCACCTGCTGGTATCGTGCCCCTGAGCTGATCCTCACCCCCAGGGACTACAGCCAGGCCATTGAtatgtggggggtggggtgtatCCTGGCTGAGATGCTCACCGGTCAGCCGCTGTTTCCTGGGGCTCAGGAGATGGAGCAAATGGGCCACATCCTGGACACTGTGCCACTGACGGACAATGAGTGGAACCGCGTCACCCAAATCTTACCCAGCAGCATCATGAAGAAATACACCCGCTTCCCCAAGAGGACTTTGAGAACCCAGTTTCCTGGTCTGGAGACCCAGG CCACGGAGATGTTAGAGAGTATGTTGAAATTCTCCCCGTGCTCCCGTACGTCCGCAGAGATGGCATTGGGCCACCCATACCTGGAGCAGTATGCCTGCCTTGAGGACGAACCTGTTGTCTGTAGGCCCTTTCGTATTGAGCATGAG GTAGATGACTTGTCTGTGGAAACGTTGCGCCACCTGATTCTCAGCGAGGGTAAAATGCCTGCACTGGGCTGTGGCTCCCAGAATCCCCCAATGGCTGCCTCGCTGAAACACCCTGACCATGAGCCCATAACCGTACCTGGTAACACAAGCGAGACTTTTCCACGGGCGAGTAGTTCACCTCCTGGCAGTGCAGCTTCCAGGGCTACAGAAACTGGAGCAATCATCAATCCGGTGGATGGTGTGAGTGATAGACTTATGCCCCCTGCCAGTTTCAATAATGATGTGGTCAAAGCAAAGAACAGCCAGCCAGAAAGCAAAGTGTCAAAGGAGAGTTTATTCATTGATGTGAGTGATTTTGAGAATGCTAAAGAGTTCTGCCAGCCTTCCCCTAAAGAGAGGGCAGACAGAATAAACTGCCAGCACAAAATAGACCAGCAATTACCTGACAAGAACAGCCTGGCGATGTCCGTGAAACTGAAGGACAGAGTGAATGCACAGCGTCGTGGCAAACCTCACTTCACCGACCTGTCAGATTACGAAATTCCTCCCCCGAATACCAGACTTGCTGATCCGGCTCTGGACCCATCAAATTTCATTAATGACCGAAATACGTTTCGTGGACTGGAGGGAGCAAAAtttgatgaatgtcagaaaggTGGTGATCgcaatattttgaaatctcCAGATGACTTTTGTGTAGGATACAAGGAAAAATCACATTCAAAAGAATCACTGTTCAAAAAGCAAATGGCAAGACAGAAAAAGGGCAAGCAAAAATCTGTGACAAACCGTGATTTTGACAGTCTTTATCGGCTTCCCACTGAGCATCTTTGCCGTCATAGGAGACGAACGGATGATCGCTTACTGCCGAAAAGACCTCATCAGGAAATTAATATCGAAAATCATGTGAAGTTACGAGAAGAATTAAATGAGCGTTTACGGTTCGCTGAAATGGAACGTGATCATTTCCGTGGTGCTGTGGGCGGCACTTGTACGCTGGACGACATATCTCCACCCATTGGTCAGATTTCCTTGGAAGTGGAAAACATTGAATATTCTGACCTACACTTCAGGGAAAGTAAACATTCAGGTCGAACTTTCACTCGCAAAAGTATAATGAACAAAGGGAGGCGAGACAGCAGTTCTTCCAGTGATGATCAACGGTATGAAGGCTGA